Proteins from a genomic interval of Chionomys nivalis chromosome 7, mChiNiv1.1, whole genome shotgun sequence:
- the Tbx21 gene encoding T-box transcription factor TBX21 → MGIVEPGCGDMLTGTELMPSDEGRGPGADQQHRFFYPEPGTQDLTDRRAGGSLGTPYSGGALVPAAPGRFLGSYAYPPRAQAAGFPGPSEPFPPPAGAEGYQPGDGYAAPDPRAGLYPGPREDYALPAGLEVSGKLRVALSNHLLWSKFNQHQTEMIITKQGRRMFPFLSFTVAGLEPTSHYRMFVDVVLVDQHHWRYQSGKWVQCGKAEGSMPGNRLYVHPDSPNTGAHWMRQEVSFGKLKLTNNKGASNNVTQMIVLQSLHKYQPRLHIVEVNDGESDAGCNASNTHIFTFQETQFIAVTAYQNAEITQLKIDNNPFAKGFRENFESMYASVDTSVPSPPGPNCQLLGGDPYSPLLSNQYPVPTRFYPDLPGQPKDMVSQPYWLGTSREHSYEAEFRAVSMKPTFLPSASGPTMPYYRGQEVLAPGAGWPVAPQYPPKMSPAGWFRPMRTLPMDPSLGSSEGRVPEEQGSPSLWTDVTPLRQEPSDSGLGEGESKRRRISPYPSSGDSSSPAGAPSPFDKETDGQFYNYFPN, encoded by the exons ATGGGCATCGTGGAGCCGGGCTGCGGAGACATGCTGACCGGCACCGAGCTGATGCCGAGTGACGAGGGCCGGGGGCCCGGAGCGGACCAGCAGCATCGCTTCTTCTATCCGGAGCCGGGCACACAGGACCTGACCGATCGCCGTGCAGGTGGCAGCCTAGGGACGCCCTACTCTGGGGGCGCCCTGGTGCCTGCCGCGCCGGGCCGCTTCCTCGGCTCCTACGCCTACCCGCCCCGGGCCCAGGCGGCCGGCTTCCCCGGGCCGAGCGAGCCCTTCCCGCCGCCCGCGGGTGCCGAGGGCTACCAGCCAGGGGATGGCTACGCTGCCCCGGATCCGCGCGCCGGGCTCTACCCAGGGCCGCGCGAGGACTATGCATTGCCCGCGGGGCTGGAAGTGTCGGGAAAGCTGAGAGTCGCGCTCAGCAACCACCTGTTGTGGTCCAAGTTCAACCAGCACCAGACAGAGATGATCATCACTAAGCAAGGACG GCGAATGTTCCCATTCCTCTCTTTCACTGTGGCTGGACTGGAGCCCACAAGCCATTACAGGATGTTTGTGGATGTGGTCTTGGTAGATCAGCACCATTGGCGGTACCAGAGTGGCAAGTGGGTGCAGTGTGGAAAGGCAGAAGGCAGCATGCCAG GAAACCGTTTATACGTCCACCCAGACTCCCCCAACACCGGAGCCCACTGGATGCGCCAGGAAGTttcatttggaaaactaaaactCACCAACAACAAGGGGGCGTCCAACAATGTGACCCAG ATGATTGTCCTGCAGTCTCTGCATAAGTACCAGCCTCGGCTGCACATCGTGGAGGTGAATGATGGGGAGTCCGATGCCGGCTGCAATGCTTCTAATACACACATCTTTACTTTCCAAGAGACCCAGTTCATTGCGGTGACTGCTTACCAGAATGCCGAG ATCACTCAGCTGAAAATCGACAATAACCCCTTTGCCAAAGGATTCCGGGAGAACTTTGAGTC caTGTATGCATCTGTTGACACCAGTGTTCCCTCCCCACCCGGACCCAACTGTCAACTGCTCGGGGGAGACCCCTACTCACCTCTTCTATCTAACCAGTATCCTGTTCCCACCCGTTTCTACCCCGACCTTCCTGGCCAACCCAAGGATATGGTCTCACAGCCTTACTGGTTGGGGACATCTCGGGAACACAGCTATGAAGCCGAGTTTCGAGCAGTGAGCATGAAGCCCACAttcctgccctctgcctctggGCCCACCATGCCCTACTACCGTGGCCAAGAAGTCCTGGCACCCGGAGCTGGCTGGCCTGTGGCCCCTCAGTACCCTCCCAAGATGAGTCCAGCTGGATGGTTCCGCCCCATGCGAACTCTGCCCATGGACCCGAGCCTGGGATCCTCAGAGGGACGGGTACCGGAGGAGCAGGGCTCCCCTTCGCTGTGGACTGATGTCACCCCTCTCCGGCAGGAGCCCAGCGACTCCGGACTAGGCGAAGGAGAGTCTAAGAGGAGGCGGATATCCCCTTATCCTTCTAGTGGCGACAGCTCCTCTCCTGCTGGGGCCCCTTCTCCTTTTGACAAGGAAACTGATGGCCAGTTTTATAACTATTTTCCCAACTGA